The DNA sequence ATGAATCTAAAAGCTTATGCAATCAAAGCCCCAAAAAACCTAAATTCCCAAACCAGAAACCCACATAATTCCTAAATCAATTGAAAATCTTatgcaaaaaccctaaattcctaaattagaaaccctaattcataaaTTACCTAGGGATTTGCAAGATGATGCTAGTGTTCTCAACGGCGAGGATGGTGTGGTGGTGGCCAGAACTCGCGATTGGAAGGATCAGAGGAGAGTCAGGAGATGATGCCACGATGGTGATGATGGCTAGCTGCTGTGATGTCGACACAGTCGAGGTCGACTCAGTCACTATGAGTCTCAGGGAGTCAAGTCAAGTAGGGGTAGGAAGGAGAATGAGAAAGTGGGGATAGTCAATGGATGGAGATAGGCGCCTTATCGAGGTCTGAGATGAGAGATGAGAGGAGATTCGGGCAGTGGAAAAGTCTGAGTGCAATCAAGGTCTGAAAGACAAACTCTGCTGTATATTTTAATGCAGAGATTTGATCAATGAACCAGGTTAAATCTCGGATTTTTCGACATGGAAACGATCCAGGTCGGGGACTCGTTTCCTCTGTAATTAGGACTCGCCCTGCCTCGCCCTGTTtcagttttaaaaaaattggaccTGCCCTGTACCTGCCCCGAACCGCTTGGACCCACCCTTACCCGAGGGTCCATgccccgtttgcccacccctagtatAACTAATCATTTGTCATGTGTCTTCTCACTTAACCTTGAAtaacttttttcaaaattaaaaaattagcaCTTAATGTGAAAGTTAACTAGAGTTAAGTAAAATGACACATGACAAAAGATTAAGTGTAACCATACACTATAGTTATGGACACATGGAAAATTCACCTTGGTAAGAATCCTAAGAGGCCTTTAAGGGATgagatttcaatttcttttaaaatggGAATTAGTTGGGAGTCCACATCACATCGAATTTTAACGATTCGAACCGTTTATTTTCTAAGTTGCACCTCTTAGACCATCCTTGCAAACTATTAAccaaatcgaaaatatttgAAACATCTAATTAGGTTGAAAGAGTCatgtactacggtctagtggtattcatcttcacttgtaagtgagaggtattaTGTTCGATTATCGGCAAAggtaaatttaaaccacattattactagcccattgcgAGGAACACTTTgttctataagaaacaatgaaatttgatcgtgataattaaataggcaaatgatttcggattgaattgaatttttacaagAATTATCTATGAATTgtaacttacaaaatagacgatTCGAATCATTGAAGTTGATGTAGAATAGGTCCCACAACTatcctctattttttttttttcttttcgaaaaTGTGAAAATCTCTTCACTAGTTCCCTTAAAGAGCCTGAGTATAACATATACTATACAGggagaaatgtttttttttttagataacATTGACGCTCTTACATAAATAATGTTATTAATCGGTTTATAATATTAGGTGGAGGGAAGGAGTAATATATCTTTTTAGTTTGAAGTCCAAAAAGGGTGGTGGGTTgagtttttttagttttcttctCCAATGCAAAGGTTTAGGCCATACAAGCTCCACTTCCAGTGCCATATCGTGAATATGTCTattcacaaaatttaattttctaaacGTATAATTCTTCAACTATGATGAACCGTAAATTTCTCATTCGACCTATtgcaaaatttaaaatctaagAACACGGGCAGATAAAGCAATACTTACATACCAGGATTTTCCTGTATTTTCTACTTCAATTTAGCAGATAATTGCGCAAGACTTTTACTCCATAGTCTTTCTCACGGTGGAATCGCCAATCGCCAAGACGAATTGGAAAATCCAATTCAAACTAGGCTATGTTTGAACAAAGGGACTATTAAAATGTAAGAGATTGAGTTCACGTGAGTAAAGAACGGACCATAAAATGTATAGATGAGGTTAGCAATACGAAGGCGCGTGATTGGGATTTCAAAGGACACCTTTGAAGAAGGGTTTCACAAGATCTCATACGAGTTTGTAATGTTCATGGAGGACATTGTTAAACCCGTCCATGTATTTTTAAGGTCCATCTTTTACTTATTTGGACTCaattctttgaaatttgaaaattcctGAATCAAACATAGCCTAAGAATTGTGTAGTCTTTACGTCCAAGAGGGCCTAGGATTTTGAAAATTCCTGCCGTAGTAGTTCATTGGGTTGGGCCTTCGGTGAGAATTGGACAAATGGGCAAGCCGGCACGAGCACGGTAGGGGCATGACCCACTTAGATAGGTATGACAAGTCACAATTCGCAAGAAGTGGTCAGGCCGGACTTAAAGATTCAGTCCAAATGGGTCGACTGGCTCACGGCCCGCGACCCTGGCCACTATGAATAATCTCAGTTATTCATTATTTTTCGTTTACAAACATACGTTTTAAGGTTAGTAAGACTTTATGGGTGTGTATGTTTGGACTTGTCAGGTTTCACTAGACTAGATTGGCTTACTAGTCCGTGTTTGGTTTGATCTGGGACTGTCTTTAATGGGattaagggttggtttggtattgctgtactttgaaaaaaatgctgattttgctgtgctgtgagaataagcggctgtgaaataaagcagcagagtttttggtaaacttttttgtaaaagtgcttttgaaaaaaaaaacagtattatagtgtttggtaaacttttatgtaaaacagatgtgaaaaaaaatcgatttttcaaagctgggttttgcagtttcttatttttggttttttttcacccaaaactgtgaaaaaaagctgaaactgaatgtttaccaaacacaaaaacaactcctaactttttttgataccaacttttttcaaaatcatctcagtaccaaaccagattAAGTCGGAACTACCTCATCTTAGCTAGGACCCACGAAAAGGATGGGATTGCTAATCCCGACTCTCTAATATCTGCATCGTTTGTGATCTGCAAGCATGCATCGCCAAATCCAGTCACCAAATCCTGCCGTCTCGCTGATCTCCATCATCCCGCAAACCCATCACCAAATCTTGCCGTCTCGCCGATCTCCTTCGTCTCACAAACCCAACTTCCTCTTTGCTTCAAATTGATTCATCTTCCTCTTATGAAACCCAACGAACCCACAGCCCAGATTTCCCTTCTTTGCTTCAAGGAGGAATACCTAGCTGGATTTGCTTTGGATTTAATCCAACGCCAAGAACTGATTGTAATCTCCAAGAACTGAAATTTAAATATCAAAACAAATTAAGAGTTTCATACTTTGAAGAATAGAAGAACAGAGCAAAGTAATTTGagtgaaaaagagagaaaaaaagagggagttGAGAGAGTAACAGTGGGACGAAGAAAAAGAGTAAAAGAGGGAGAAGGCAGGAAGAGCATGGGCGGAGAAAAAGAGAGGTTAAGAGGGAGGATGaagattataaaagaataaataaatatattaatattaaaatattaatagatAGTGGTTAAATAATATAGTATTAAAGGTTGTTAATTATCCTGCTTTTTAGtctgatactgcaccaaacgcttcactaagttaatCCAGCTTAGTttagtctaagccagtctaACTTAATCCCTAAAGCTAGTCCAATCTAAGATAGTCTGGTCCAACAAACGCACTCTATATTAGTGATATTTAGGTTAATAACGTGTTCAAAGAAGTTTCTTTagattttaaaataactaaaagtttGTTTTCATGAACTCGTCCTGTTTAGCAACCCGGCCTAGCACGACCCCAAATCCTAATGGGCCAACGCCACAAGCTGAATTGGGTCTAATGTTTTATTAAGTGAGTCGACCCAACCACGATTTGTTTATTAAGTGAGCTGTTTGACAGCTCTATCACTTATTAGGAGTTTTTATGCATCAATATTATTTAAGAAGAAGTATGATAACCATTTCATAATCtggttttagttttaatttttattaaaaactaaaaactcgTTTGATAACTAGTTTTAATATTCAAAAATATGAAAACGGAAAACCAAGAATTGAAAGCTATTTttatgagttttcaaaatttggcttacatttatcaatttttatttgaaaactaaaaagtgcaaattttgaaaatgaaatagTTAAGCAAGTATATATGGAAAAATCCCTTTAGCCTAAATTTCTTGTTATCACTAAACCTTAAAGGCACATGAGAAAAGAGCAGAGAGAacgtattttaattttggaaaagaTATACATTTTCAAACACTATAAATATAATGACAAAATCCAAAGAGGTGTCTGTGTGCGATTTAGGATATAATACAGTTTATCTGCCGTTCTAAACCAATTTAGTTAACGTTAAAGACAATCAAACAATTTCTTAATCTAATCATTTAATTATAAGGAGCATGCATGCCATGGAGGGAGGCAGTATGTCACTAACTATGACATTTTCTCATTTTCCACTTCGAAGATGTTAATTGCAGGAAATCTTATTGTCGTCATTACACAAAGAACggataattatatttatttatttgaggttAAAAGTGATTTCATTAATAATCAACCATATGAACAAAGAGACGGGCATGCGAAAACGAAACTCTACATGCCAACAATACAACGTTATGTAGAGTGAGTAACATAaatagtgaaaaaaaatatttcatttttacATGTACCATTTGTGTAAACTCAAGTTACGTTGATCtaatagttgtttatattatttttttcaataatgaAAAAGATCTCAAGTTCGAATCATCGATCATAtgagtaaataagaaaaatgagtTTTGCTTCGTTGGGTTCACACTTCACACTCATTTTAGCTAGGGTTCATTTCCttttgtaaaaacaaaaaaggcaaaaaaaggACTTATCGATACCGACGGCCGGTGGTGATTAATTTTGAATTGGATTACACTTGATGTCTTAATTTGTCCGACTCTTAACATGATTTAGATAATATCAGTGCTAGAGATAAAAGTAAAGACGTTCCTTAATGTTGATTAGTACTAATCCATTGACTGGGATGGGATAAACTAGATCGATGGCGATATGAGCTTGTCTATTAAGCTCACTATATATGTCGTATACCAATTAGTTAAGCAAATCACACGGAATGCTAGGTGACCTAAAAGGTCACTTTGTTTAGTTTGTCCATTCCCGAATCATCTCCTACTGTGGCGTAGATCAGTTTGTCAAAATCCTTGTATAACTTTTCTTTTCGAAGACCGAATTAGTATATAGTCTAGTATTGTTtcctcacttataagtaagagatCTTCTGAACCTAcatgaatgatgatgatgaattatATTTGTATTAAGTTAAATACCTAGTTAGTGATTGACTCATTCTGTGACCTATCCTAATTCTCCTTTATAGAATAAAATATTGTTGTATCAAAAAACTTGTTTTCAGAGAGCATATTTATCACCATTACGTGGTGGTGCGCACAACATTAGCTATTCTTAGATAAGTGTGATTTAATTTATGTGCTTACGATGGGCACAGATAGATCTAAACCATGTGCGATAATCACCAAAAGCTCAGTGTAACAAATAAACGAAGAATCATTCTTTAAggaatttttatcacaaatcaCTAGTACAAAAATATGTTTGCGTGACGCAACAaatttcgttgcgcaaagtatgtttgcgcgacgttaaacacaaaatattgcGCAAAAGGTTTTTGTGCGACGAAGACTGGCGTCGAGCAAAATAGTTTTGCACGACAATTGATCTCTAAAATTGtctcacaccatcaagatggtcattgaaattgaaaatcgatcaatatagtccctgaaaataggttTTGCAAATCAATAGTCTTTTCACtccaattttgtaaaaaaaattattatgtgttgatgtgggttaataatttaataattaattaaaaaatttgtctaaatttttttttgcacaatggaatattttttttttcttatagtagggCCTACTCCAAATAGAGATCCCTTCCATAAACTCTCAAAGGCATAAGGCTTAACTAAGGCCTAAAagggggtttggaaatattttcaaccaacaatagatGTGTATTGGTTAGAACCTTATTATCTCAAGGCAAACCTCGTCGTTCTCTACTACACCAGACCACCAGGGGAATGCCTAACAAGCTCttcaagattaaggttgtgaggatgttgatcgcctaaatgttaaCGGTATCTCACAGAAGTCCTCACCAAACCAAGCTGTTACCAAAGGTTGTCTCGATCCAAGTCCAATTCGGTGAAGGATGTTGAAGTGTGTAAATATGGGTGCATtgagattttgtttttgttttttttgtagagAATAGACAGCGAAGGCTATCATAGATGGAGGTAGAGGAATGTGGACTGGAATCGAAGGTGATTGCTAGACtaggtttttgggttgacaacctttttattaattattaaattattagacTTTTGTGACATATTTATGTGTcgcatcagcacataacaaaattattgataaaactGTGACGAAATGACTACATTAATTTGAGACACTTACTTGCGGTACTACATTggtcgattttcaattttagggaccgtTTTGATGTCTCAGATCAATTTTAGAGACCATTTTGATATCGCAGGTCAATTTCAAGAACCATTTGTGATTAAAGAATGACTTAtggggcccatttatgtgccacatcagcacctACTAGAATTTTTAACATAACTGTAACTGAAAgatcacattgatttgcaacacctattttcaaggactacattgatcgattttcaattttaggaatCATTTTGATGATGAGAGTCAATTTCAGATATcatttatgattaaaaaaaaaaaaaagaaaaaaacccttCTTTGTCAGTGTAGTTGCAAGGCCTGTAAGACTGCTTCCTAAACACTGAAATTGGAATACCAATTGCTAAAAGAAAAGGTCCATGTCTAAAGTAAACAGGTGTAATTTAGAATATTCTACTTCATGTGGGAAAAGGTCCGAAGCATTTTAATGTTCGGATTAGGacgtatttttttattaattcacAAAATCGATTTATTGGGACCCCATTATCTCCATGTTTGTGAACAAGCCGTCTTCTCACCAATAATCATGTTCAGACTTGTGGTGGAGCACATGTTTGCATCCTTCTTGCCAGCTTTTGCCAGCTCCTATTCATCAACTTAAACATATGTTTACAAGTCGCTAAATAAAATAAGACCAAACAAATTCCACTCAACTGATCACTATGATGGGATACAATACCAAACACTTAGTATGCTACTTTGTTATAATATTGGAGAATAATAATTTATGCACATCGCCACGAAGTATACATATTACGTATAACTGATATATCATGTGATATCATAATCGCACGCTTCAAATTGACTTAAGTTAAAAGTATCTGTAGCAACATATTAATATCTAAACCCTAGATCCAAGATGGCAAAACCAATACTTGGTGAGGTAAATTCGAAAGAATTTAGTATATTGCATCAACACTTCAAGTGGTGTATCGATTGTTGAAAGTGTATTCATACCACATCACACTAAATTGTTATTACCATATACATTAGAATTAATGATTATGTTAAagcataattttttatattttattttttaaaaagaggAACAACTAAAGACAAGTCACGGTTATTCTCTCTTTTGGGTCTAGAGAGGTTACGAGGAATTTCACCCTACCCGTTCAAGTAGAAGAATTGGTAATTTTCACAAGGAAAAAGACGGGAGGAGAGTAGTCCTCTTCAAATGCACCAGAACTTACGCGTATTTCATTCCGATCCTCCATGCACGGAGTCAAAGGACGCGAAGAAGACAATAAGTTTTTGGAAGCCAAGGAATATTTTATTGTGTTAGTTGAAATGAGCATGTTAGTTGTTTTCCATTTGCAACTCAGCAACGGTAACATGATTAAAACTATAATATAATCTGTTAAATAAGATTAcacattataaaacattttcTCCCTCCCCGGTTATCCGGCCCACACAGGACGGCTAATCACACAGCTCACATATACGATATATGTGCCATACATTTGGTAAGAGTCTATTGTATGCAACAAAAGGTACTCATCCAAATGGCCTGCACATGCTTTTTATCTATCCTATGCATATTAATCACAGTAACAATATTCATGGATAATTTTTGTAGTAAAATACAATTTGGaatatagtttttatttttatttttatatatatataaaaagataTATAGGTTATATATACACATTAATCAATCAACAATTGTTGtttatcaaatttaaattcaaaatctcaTATAACAAAGTAAAGATTAAATGTTATAAGGCAACTAACTATAAGAAGAATATTCGTATGCAACTTTAATCAATattcttcttatattttttttagactTAAAAAAACTATAAGAAGAATATTGATTATGCAACATTTATTATATTGTAACGACAACTCCAATTGAAGTACGGTGCACTATTCATTACAGTGGATTCCATATTTGTTAGAGATACATGCTATTAGTAAATTTGGGGCATTTGATGGCAATCTAAAGAGTTAAATACTATGTTGGTTCTTATATTTTgctcaatttttcattttggtctttgtgttttaagttttatgaaTTTGAGTGATGTGGTTTTTTCtcattaaatatatttttttgattTTGTGAGTTACTGTGTTACACATACATGGGCAAATAAACTCTAAAATTACgcaaaaatgatcaaaatgactAACAGATATAAGCGTAAGTACCAAATTGAAAATCCCAACGAATcacaagaataaaaaaattaatctaaatAACCATAGAATGCATGTTAAATGAAATGGTGTGATTGCTAATAATGAAAGAGTCATTTTTGTAAAACCACCCACCAAGCTTGTAGTTGTTGAAAAGGGCAAACCAACCGAATCCAGGCTGTTAAAAGCTGAGCTCTGCACTATTATATTACCAAGAAAACTAATACACCAGAAAATGCGGTAGAAAGAGACGTATTACTAACCCTCATCAGCAACCAAAAACATGTGacattttcaaaccatttccCCCATCATCATACAATCTTAAAGCTCACAAACCATGTTTACGTCAATAATGATTTTAGGGCCTTGTCGGTGATTCAGGAATAATCGCACGTAAATATTATCCTAACTTAAACACATGCATAGTTTGATAAGTGAAGAGCTTCATTATAACAGAACTCGGTGCAATTGAAAGTATAATCATTTAATATAAGCGGTAATATATTTAGTGAAGTTTCCGACATAAAAATTGCAATCTTCAACAATTTACAGTCCAAACCAAATTAGTGGTATAAGCCTGATCATGACATGCGTCGAAGCCAAACAAAACCGTGTTTGGTGGTTCGACCCGTAAATGATCCTTGAAGAAAGTTCAAACAATTAGAAATAGTGTAAATGGCTGACCAGCTAATCACACCACTACCCTCGCTGGCTTAACAAAATTTAGGTATTTGTAAagttacatatatacatatatttttatatatatttaataaaaacgCAATGTGATTGTGCGtgtataaatataatttaaccATTGAAGGAATCTCAAATTAGCATTATTGAATTTGTAACGCGccacaacccccccccccccccccccccaaaccccCACTTCCTCTCTCCAACCTTTTTATATTCTCCTCTCCTTTTGAAACCTCTACACATCTCTGaaactccctctctctctcgctcactcatcaaattctctctctctctctctctctctctttctctctctctctctctaaaaatgaAGATGGGTTTTGCAGGGTTCCAAGTTTTGATGGTTTTGGGTCTGTTGGCCACATCATGCATAGCCCAAGCCCCAGGAGCAGCACCCACAGCTTCACCCCCAACCGCAAAGTCGCCAACCGCCACCCCACCAACCGCCACACCGCCATCAGCCGTACCAGTTCCATCACCCAGCAAAACACCAACCGCGTCACCAACTCCATCACCAGTGACAGCACCAACCCCAAGTGCCTCCCCACCATCTTCCACACCAGCTTCCACCCCAGCTTCCACTCCAGCAGCTAAGTCTCCATCGTCGTCAGCTGCTCCCTCAGGCTCAAGCCCGAACTCCCCACCGGCTGACGCTATTCCTCCAAGTGGCACCTCCGCCATCAGCCGCGTTGCTATTGCTGGAACTGCTCTTGCTGGAGTTTTCTTCGCGATTGTGTTGGCTTAGATTCATGGGATTTGCTCTTTCGGGTTTTCCTATTGGTCCACGTGGAGACTCACATCTGCTCTTAGATCTGGGTTTTGATGGACGGTCGAGatctattaatttctttttattttgttgcttATTTTCGTtaatgttttttgtatttttgtttaacTCTGTTTTCATGCCATATGGTGATTATTGGTTTGGCAGTCTATGGTGGATTTGGACGGTCGTGATGTGATTAATTATGGTGATTCATTGTTTTAGAGTTGACAAGTGCACCCATTTGTAGATGAGTCGTTGGATGTACATCTGTCCGATCATAGTTTAATAAAACAGTTTGTCATTCTTTTTCTTATGGATCTTCAACTTTTCAAGTTTTCATACTTAATTTTCTCTCTAACATTGTAGGTGTGACTC is a window from the Pyrus communis chromosome 16, drPyrComm1.1, whole genome shotgun sequence genome containing:
- the LOC137720636 gene encoding classical arabinogalactan protein 4-like; protein product: MKMGFAGFQVLMVLGLLATSCIAQAPGAAPTASPPTAKSPTATPPTATPPSAVPVPSPSKTPTASPTPSPVTAPTPSASPPSSTPASTPASTPAAKSPSSSAAPSGSSPNSPPADAIPPSGTSAISRVAIAGTALAGVFFAIVLA